A DNA window from Hordeum vulgare subsp. vulgare chromosome 1H, MorexV3_pseudomolecules_assembly, whole genome shotgun sequence contains the following coding sequences:
- the LOC123437326 gene encoding tobamovirus multiplication protein 3-like → MGRLFAVDAAAASSAVAAAAMTGAVDWWKDVNDSPMWQDRIFHALAVLYGIVSVVALVQLIRIECRVPEYGWTTQKVFHFLNFVVNGVRSIVFVLRRNVQLIQPEILQHVILDMPGLAFFTTYALLVLFWAEIYYQARAMSTDGLRPTFYWINGVVYAIQIILWLVLWWKPVRVMVILSKMFFAGVSLFAAFGFLLYGGRLFLMLQRFPVESKGRRKKLQEVGYVTTICFTCFLIRCVMMCLNAFDKAADLDVLSHPILNFFYYLLVEIIPSAMVLFILRKLPPKRGITQYHPIH, encoded by the exons ATGGGGCGGTTGTTTGCGGTGGACGCCGCGGCGGCCTCGTCGGCCGTGGCCGCGGCGGCGATGACCGGCGCGGTGGACTGGTGGAAAGACGTGAACGACTCGCCGATGTGGCAGGACCGCATCTTCCACGCCCTCGCCGTGCTCTACGGCATCGTCTCCGTCGTCGCGCTT GTCCAATTGATCAGAATCGAGTGTAGGGTGCCCGAGTACGGGTGGACGACGCAGAAGGTGTTCCATTTCCTTAACTTCGTTGTGAATGGCG TGCGGTCCATCGTGTTTGTGCTGCGGCGAAACGTGCAGCTGATACAACCAGAG ATACTTCAACATGTGATTCTTGATATGCCTGGGCTTGCGTTCTTCACTACATACGCGCTTTTGGTGCTATTCTGGGCCGAGATTTACTATCAG GCCCGTGCGATGTCGACTGATGGACTTAGGCCAACTTTCTATTGGATCAATGGGGTGGTGTACGCAATTCAG ATAATTCTGTGGTTGGTTTTGTGGTGGAAACCAGTCCGAGTTATGGTCATATTGTCAAAGATGTTCTTTGCAG GCGTATCACTGTTTGCAGCTTTTGGATTCCTTCTGTATGGTGGAAG GCTATTCCTCATGTTGCAACGTTTCCCCGTAGAATCAAAAGGAAGACGAAAGAAATTGCAGGAG GTTGGCTATGTCACTACCATCTGCTTTACTTGTTTCTTGATCAGATGTGTCATG ATGTGTCTCAATGCATTTGATAAAGCAGCTGATCTTGATGTTCTGAGCCATCCGATTCTGAATTTCTTCTATTATCTG CTGGTCGAGATCATACCTTCAGCTATGGTTCTGTTTATCTTAAGGAAACTGCCCCCAAAGCGTGGGATCACGCAGTACCATCCTATCCATTAG